A single region of the Salvia miltiorrhiza cultivar Shanhuang (shh) chromosome 8, IMPLAD_Smil_shh, whole genome shotgun sequence genome encodes:
- the LOC131000303 gene encoding ETHYLENE INSENSITIVE 3-like 1 protein, protein MMMFEDMGFCGDIDFLQSLPVKGADMCAPQPAEAEAEPESVVEDDDYTDDEIDVDELEKRMWRDKMRLKRLKEMSKGKEGVDCVKQRHSQEQARRKKMSRAQDGILKYMLKMMEVCKAQGFVYGIIPEKGKPVSGASDNLREWWKEKVRFDRNGPAAIAKYQSDNMIPGKKEGCAPIGPTPHTLQELQDTTLGSLLSALMQHCDPPQRRFPLEKGVSPPWWPTGKEEWWHQLGLQRDQGGPPPYKKPHDLKKAFKVGVLTAVIKHMSPDIAKIRKLVRQSKCLQDKMTAKESATWLAIVNQEEAIARELYPDSCPPLSSSEGSGSFPINDTNEYDVDGAEPSSFDDVQEQKPNPLALFHPHPIKDETIINLDFSKKRKSSNEANGAMTMMMDHQQTLYTCEFLQCPHSEARYGFRDRAWRDNHQRSCPFKQQCEFGVSSFHNNNHANEMKAAAAFDLSGAGVPEDGQRMINELMSFYESNVNAGGNGAVAKDLQGVNMASDDAALFPMMFSSPFDVSASTDFGEGFPRDKQDVSMWY, encoded by the coding sequence ATGATGATGTTTGAAGACATGGGGTTTTGTGGTGACATTGATTTCTTGCAATCTCTTCCGGTGAAGGGAGCAGATATGTGTGCTCCTCAGCCTGCTGAGGCGGAGGCGGAGCCGGAGTCGGTGGTAGAGGATGACGACTACACCGATGATGAGATCGACGTGGATGAACTCGAGAAGAGAATGTGGAGGGACAAGATGCGGTTGAAAAGGCTAAAAGAGATGAGCAAGGGGAAAGAAGGTGTTGATTGTGTGAAGCAACGGCACTCGCAGGAGCAGGCGAGGAGGAAGAAGATGTCGAGGGCTCAAGATGGGATCTTGAAGTACATGCTGAAAATGATGGAAGTGTGCAAAGCTCAGGGCTTCGTCTACGGGATCATACCGGAGAAGGGCAAGCCCGTGAGCGGGGCATCCGACAATCTGAGGGAGTGGTGGAAGGAGAAGGTGAGGTTTGATCGAAACGGCCCAGCTGCGATAGCCAAATACCAATCGGATAACATGATCCCGGGCAAGAAGGAGGGGTGCGCCCCTATCGGTCCGACCCCTCACACGTTGCAGGAGCTTCAGGACACCACCCTCGGCTCCCTGCTCTCGGCTCTGATGCAGCACTGCGACCCTCCTCAGAGGCGATTCCCGTTGGAGAAGGGGGTCTCGCCTCCGTGGTGGCCGACTGGGAAGGAGGAGTGGTGGCACCAGTTGGGCCTCCAGAGGGACCAAGGCGGCCCTCCGCCTTACAAGAAGCCTCACGACTTGAAGAAGGCGTTCAAGGTCGGCGTCCTCACCGCCGTCATCAAGCACATGTCTCCCGACATTGCCAAGATTCGGAAGCTCGTGAGACAGTCCAAGTGCTTGCAGGATAAGATGACGGCCAAGGAGAGTGCGACTTGGCTCGCCATTGTTAACCAGGAGGAAGCCATTGCTCGGGAGCTCTACCCCGACAGCTGCCCGCCCCTGTCCTCCTCCGAGGGCAGCGGGTCGTTCCCCATCAACGACACCAACGAGTACGATGTAGACGGGGCCGAGCCGTCTAGCTTCGACGACGTGCAAGAGCAGAAGCCTAACCCGCTCGCTCTGTTCCATCCCCATCCCATCAAGGATGAGACCATCATCAACCTAGACTTCTCCAAGAAGCGAAAATCGAGCAACGAGGCGAATGGcgcgatgacgatgatgatggaTCATCAACAGACGCTCTACACGTGCGAGTTCCTTCAGTGCCCGCACAGCGAAGCTCGCTACGGCTTCCGTGATCGAGCGTGGAGGGACAACCACCAACGCTCTTGCCCTTTCAAGCAGCAGTGCGAGTTCGGCGTTTCGAGCTTCCACAACAATAATCACGCGAACGAGATGAAGGCGGCGGCCGCGTTCGATCTGTCCGGAGCCGGGGTCCCGGAAGACGGGCAGAGGATGATCAACGAGCTGATGTCGTTCTACGAGAGCAACGTCAATGCCGGCGGCAACGGCGCGGTGGCAAAGGATTTGCAGGGTGTGAACATGGCCTCCGACGATGCGGCACTGTTCCCGATGATGTTCAGCTCGCCGTTCGACGTGTCGGCGTCGACGGACTTCGGCGAGGGCTTTCCGAGGGACAAGCAAGATGTGTCCATGTGGTACTAA